The Gemmatimonadaceae bacterium DNA segment GCGACGTACGACAGCATGTCGAGGGCAACTTGCGAGTGACCCGGACCGGTCAGATCGCCGTCAAAGGTGGATTGGGCCGGCAGCGATGGCGTCATCGCCAGGAGGGCCGCGGCAATAGCCGACAGGCCCCCGCGTCGCATGGAGAGCACGGGCACGACAAAAGACTCCGCGTGGCGGGAATGGATGAGCTCGTTCCCTGCGAGTCTCGACGCCTTGTCCCTACTCCTTAGTCCATCGTTTCTCCACCGGCACAAGCATCACGCCGCAGGCCCGCGCGGCGGACGCCGTCGATCCCCGGGGCCCGGACCCGTCCCTCAACCACCCCCGCTATCTTTCCGGCATGTCGCTCGCCCTCGCCCGGAAATACCGCCCGCGCAACTTTGCCACGGTTGCCGTGCAGTCCCACGTCGCCAACACCCTCAAGGGGGCCATCGCCCGCGACCGGGTGGCCCACGGCTACCTCCTGTGCGGCCCCCGCGGGACCGGCAAGACGACCCTGGCGCGTGTGCTGGCCATGGCGCTCAACTGTGAGCGACGCGGCGAGCCCGAACTCGCCGGCGAGCCCTGCGGCAGCTGCTCCAGCTGCCAGCGCATCTGGTCCGGGAGCGCGTCCCTCGACGTCGTGGAAATCGACGCCGCGTCCAATCGTGGTGTCGACGACGCCCGCGAGCTCCGCGAGCGCGCCATGTACGCCCCCTCCGGCGATGACCGCTACAAGGTCTATATCGTGGACGAGGCGCACATGCTCACGCGGGAAGCGTGGAATGCGCTCCTCAAGGTCCTCGAGGAACCACCGCCGCGGGTCGTGTTCGTTTTTGCGACCACGGAGCCGCAGAAGATCGCGCAGGCCGCTGCGCCCGTGTTGTCGCGCCTCCAGCGTTTTGACCTCAAGCGCATCGGGCCCGCCGAGATCCGCGAGCGTCTCGCCGCCGTACTCACCGAGGAGCACGTCCGCTTCGAGCCCGACGCGCTGGGGATGATCGCGCGCGCCGCCGACGGCGGCCTGCGTGACGCGCTCTCGCTCACCGACCAGGTGCTCTCCATCGGCGAAACCGCCGAGGTGACCGCCGAGCGCGTGCAGTCGGCGCTCGGACTCGTTGCCGACGAGGAATACCTCGCCATTCTCGACATGGTCGCCGAGCGGCGAGCGGCCGATGTCTTTCCCGCGGTGCAGCGGCTCGCCGATGCCGGCGTGGACTTCGTGCTGGTCCTCTCGGGGCTCGGCGATCTGCTGCGCGCGCAACTCGCGCTCGCGCTCGGTGGCGTGCCGCCGGAGTTGCCGGAGCGGTTGCGCGCCGCGCTCGATCAGCGCAAAGGCCG contains these protein-coding regions:
- the dnaX gene encoding DNA polymerase III subunit gamma/tau encodes the protein MSLALARKYRPRNFATVAVQSHVANTLKGAIARDRVAHGYLLCGPRGTGKTTLARVLAMALNCERRGEPELAGEPCGSCSSCQRIWSGSASLDVVEIDAASNRGVDDARELRERAMYAPSGDDRYKVYIVDEAHMLTREAWNALLKVLEEPPPRVVFVFATTEPQKIAQAAAPVLSRLQRFDLKRIGPAEIRERLAAVLTEEHVRFEPDALGMIARAADGGLRDALSLTDQVLSIGETAEVTAERVQSALGLVADEEYLAILDMVAERRAADVFPAVQRLADAGVDFVLVLSGLGDLLRAQLALALGGVPPELPERLRAALDQRKGRVAANDLLRMLHALLELEPMYRRSGQPQLLLETLLVRFALLDRTVELEEVLKGFGGSGGEDPPPRRVAHEPRVASAHALPPAP